A single region of the Lactobacillus xylocopicola genome encodes:
- a CDS encoding DUF1542 domain-containing protein — translation MIEEIKNKNYKMHKSKKGWLISYSVLTFMLGSGAVALINNTSAVEAAEVESQPGESEAASTGSDTQAVNDAKLAAINTLLTTTNSAEQRINSDRSLTHLEKAKQVKNASALFDEAKSRINAATDITSVKTLLDSTVSSINSSYQPVPLEFKAAARKTNVPKVNKPKGNSLKSFSAKRLSTYSGLNNFLKSGSTTKSSKRTVNKLKDYGSLIDTSMPSSTSVDIPANEITTDILGAKLADNSISKNSANESNSEVEVTPRAIVAAGYDATKNVTVGADPDSNRDDFNKDVDKPAGSTPTSMNIATPDQITNPDKYKQKVVNVADFNGLAAAWTDASVTYINITSDISYTGGTIGNRAAGASVVVNGNGHTIDLNRQTFSYVGVPYSNLTTVTITNGKFQQGFPGNDGDSSSLVYSSNGAGLKVNIDNVTLSSSTSNGYNPIHVLMANGSKITFSGNNVFNISNEVTRGVGMIDFANNGHVTMNRTSNDIRFSEFYMSYVAPQASVGYGNQITMGDGSSNTAYTYNGTPANYPAMYNNINGVTVGDNVKWTQTGFQYFLNGTQGGNSVAQYKFGQNFNLSAPVTTQPNAIRLWGTQRAVFNAGTTFDINQRYNDSVIRVNDSSSVTFISPKQLHLAIQDGNGNPVATGAGIISGAGTVSLNNSNIKTWLGNNSQTNSTAGDNTAKFAQMVVRNGQATVTDLNGTTAVSNIVTPTTRELQTIAIPVGKVNVQYVDQNGKNVGLPVELNLGSDAYIGKYLPLITSDVVVKNMPRGYMWALGNQIFPGAKADAQSGGDPTTEDDNGDSFGQAAVGLTPMEGDTYTYKVYVYGTKQNVTYQYVDVNHKDRILTSPLSGQTGKEAIGNLVPANYGNTIDWTDKYYTEDNVPAGYHYAKGAASQPTTTKVSEINPVVTIYVEGNPQKISPTYVDMQGNTLNPDNLIEINGVTGQSIKVPTAPDVKNWAPDHVEINGQSVPLGSVFEIGNGTDTIVYRYHSLAIEKEAAIQAIDAEATKVKGEIEADPTLNNNAKQEQKTAVDKAATDAKANINQAEYPSGVEKAKQDGITAIDAAHVAGIALDQQKKDYSKQIDDEATKIKGEIDADVTLDDETKVKQKGDVDKDATAAKDAIKQATDVQTAENAMNDGIVKIDGDHIPGSVSLPDQKKAALAAIEAEATKVKGEIDADSTLDDDTKKKQKGDVDKDAADAKTAINNALNAQQVKNAKEEGIIKIDGDHVSGNISLPDQKNNAQKAIDDEAAKVKGEIDADVTLDTATKNKQKADVDRDAAAAKDKINSATTAQGVIDAKNEGIAKIDADHVPGSISLPDQKTNAIAAIEAEATKVKAEIEADPTLDDQAKKAQKNAVDIDAAAAKVNINKATNAQGVNDARDAGIVQIDSDHIPGNISLPDQKANAVAAINNEATKVKGEIDADPTLDSTEKAAQKAKVDKDATIAKNNINQASDAQSVKEAEQAGIIAIDADHIPGNISLPDQKKNAQKAIDDEAAKIKGEIDADPTLDSTEKAAQKANVDKDAADAKTAIKNANDAQGVKDATDDGIKKIDADHIPGNISLPDQKKNAQKAIDDEAAKIKGEIDADPTLDSTEKAVQKANVDKDAAAAKEAIKNATDAQGVKDATDDGIKKIDADHIPGNIPLPDQKKNAKAAIDAEATKVKGEIDADPTLDDATKAKQKTNVDTEATIAKTAIDNATDSQGVKNARDEGIIKIDAQHVSNGNLANQKAKAVADIDEEVLKVKKQIANDTSLDSKAKNAQNADVDAAADIAKTNIQNATEVQNVLDARDRGITNIDAQYVTNPITLEQQKEHAKQLVTDEAKIVSTSINNDPVLDQTAKAQQIQTVEDQKQKALDKIDQAANADAVQIAYNEGISAIHAQHVGGTDLTTQKQTAKDELVQEATTTKAAINKDVRLNKVAKAQQLLNIDHELEKAQNAVDRATTAQEINDQETAGLKAINAQYVPGKPLDEQKADANKAIDDAVSAAKDKIDQDKSKTDAEKQKDKQAVDNAANAAKDAINNAQTADEIDDAKNNGINQINKIVADGSGKGTNNSGGSSGWNGGSGSNGTNGSNGANGSNGSNAADTTNGSNGSNAADKPLDKSKASPKVLLHNAYFYNKEGKRANLLIAKKGSTITTYGTEKINDRQFYRIDEDLYIAVNNTVEQRRSLQKNAFVYNRQGKRIGKNALKKNLVVSTYGDPVKIHGKAYYMTSDNHYVKARNFGSVLKEARNVLAENVNPNADILHDSYVYDATGKRVGEYVLLAGSRATTGETKTINGKNYIAIGDGHYVASGNITGTARRLKTTSFVYSEYGHRLGRKVLRKNKTIQTYGSVVKIHGKSYFTVGHNEFVKKANF, via the coding sequence ATGATTGAAGAAATAAAAAATAAAAACTATAAAATGCATAAAAGTAAAAAGGGCTGGTTGATTAGTTATTCTGTCTTAACCTTCATGTTGGGAAGTGGGGCAGTGGCTTTAATTAATAATACTTCAGCGGTAGAAGCTGCTGAAGTTGAAAGTCAACCTGGTGAAAGTGAAGCTGCGTCGACTGGGAGTGATACGCAAGCGGTTAATGATGCTAAGCTAGCAGCAATTAACACTTTATTAACAACTACTAATTCCGCTGAACAGAGAATCAATTCTGATCGCAGCCTAACTCATCTTGAAAAAGCAAAGCAAGTTAAAAATGCTAGTGCTTTATTTGATGAGGCTAAGAGTAGAATTAATGCTGCAACAGATATAACTAGCGTCAAAACATTGCTGGATAGTACCGTAAGCAGTATTAATTCCAGCTATCAGCCAGTTCCCCTTGAATTTAAAGCAGCTGCGAGAAAAACTAATGTCCCAAAAGTTAATAAGCCAAAGGGCAATAGCTTAAAGTCCTTTTCAGCTAAAAGGTTGTCAACCTACTCTGGTCTAAATAATTTTTTAAAGTCAGGTTCAACTACTAAAAGTTCTAAGCGGACTGTCAATAAATTGAAAGACTACGGCTCTTTAATAGATACCTCGATGCCTTCTAGCACTTCAGTTGACATACCTGCTAATGAAATTACAACAGATATTTTAGGAGCAAAGTTGGCAGATAATTCTATTAGCAAAAACAGCGCGAACGAATCTAACTCAGAAGTAGAAGTTACGCCAAGAGCCATCGTGGCAGCCGGTTATGATGCTACTAAGAATGTAACGGTTGGTGCCGACCCAGATAGCAATCGTGACGACTTTAATAAAGATGTTGATAAGCCAGCAGGTTCAACCCCAACCTCGATGAATATTGCCACTCCTGATCAAATCACGAATCCGGATAAGTATAAACAAAAGGTAGTAAATGTAGCTGATTTCAATGGACTAGCAGCGGCCTGGACTGATGCTAGTGTAACCTACATTAATATTACTAGTGACATCAGTTATACGGGGGGAACTATTGGCAACCGTGCTGCTGGGGCCAGTGTAGTTGTTAACGGTAACGGCCATACGATTGATTTGAATAGGCAGACTTTCTCCTATGTCGGTGTGCCATATTCTAACCTAACAACGGTGACGATTACTAACGGAAAATTCCAACAAGGGTTCCCGGGTAATGACGGGGACTCTAGCTCGCTGGTATATTCATCAAATGGTGCAGGGCTTAAAGTAAACATTGATAATGTAACTTTGTCCAGCAGTACGTCTAATGGTTATAACCCAATTCACGTTTTAATGGCTAATGGTTCTAAGATTACCTTTTCGGGCAACAATGTCTTTAACATCTCAAACGAGGTTACACGTGGCGTTGGGATGATTGACTTTGCCAACAATGGGCATGTTACTATGAATAGAACTAGTAACGATATTCGGTTCTCTGAATTTTATATGTCATATGTGGCACCGCAAGCCAGTGTAGGTTACGGTAATCAGATCACCATGGGTGATGGCTCGTCTAACACCGCCTACACTTATAACGGGACACCAGCTAACTACCCAGCGATGTATAACAACATTAATGGGGTAACCGTTGGTGACAACGTTAAGTGGACGCAGACTGGTTTCCAGTACTTCTTAAACGGAACGCAGGGTGGTAATTCGGTTGCGCAGTATAAGTTTGGACAAAACTTCAACTTGTCCGCTCCTGTTACGACCCAACCAAATGCGATACGGCTGTGGGGTACACAACGGGCAGTATTCAATGCAGGCACTACCTTTGATATTAACCAAAGATATAACGATTCGGTAATTCGGGTTAATGACTCGTCCAGTGTTACCTTTATTTCACCCAAGCAGTTGCACCTGGCCATTCAAGATGGTAATGGTAACCCAGTCGCAACTGGTGCAGGGATTATTTCTGGTGCAGGGACAGTTTCCTTAAACAACTCCAACATTAAGACGTGGTTAGGAAATAATTCACAAACCAACAGTACTGCGGGAGACAATACAGCTAAGTTCGCTCAGATGGTGGTTAGAAATGGTCAGGCCACGGTCACGGACTTAAATGGGACCACGGCGGTTTCCAACATTGTTACGCCAACTACACGTGAATTGCAGACGATTGCGATTCCAGTTGGTAAGGTTAATGTGCAATACGTTGACCAGAATGGTAAGAATGTTGGCTTGCCAGTTGAGCTGAATTTAGGTAGTGATGCTTATATTGGTAAATATCTGCCCCTAATTACCAGTGATGTTGTTGTCAAGAATATGCCTAGAGGTTATATGTGGGCGCTCGGAAATCAAATTTTCCCTGGAGCTAAAGCAGACGCTCAAAGTGGTGGAGACCCGACCACAGAAGACGATAACGGTGATTCATTTGGCCAAGCTGCTGTAGGACTTACCCCAATGGAGGGTGACACTTATACTTATAAGGTCTATGTCTACGGGACTAAGCAGAACGTTACTTACCAATACGTTGATGTTAACCATAAAGATCGGATTCTGACTTCACCGCTATCAGGCCAGACAGGTAAAGAAGCAATTGGTAACCTTGTTCCGGCCAACTATGGTAACACGATTGACTGGACTGACAAATACTATACTGAAGACAACGTTCCCGCTGGTTACCACTATGCAAAGGGAGCAGCTAGTCAGCCAACGACTACAAAGGTATCCGAAATCAACCCAGTAGTTACTATCTATGTAGAAGGTAACCCGCAAAAGATCAGCCCGACATACGTTGACATGCAAGGGAATACCCTTAATCCAGATAATTTGATTGAGATCAACGGTGTAACTGGACAAAGTATTAAGGTTCCAACTGCACCAGATGTTAAAAATTGGGCGCCAGATCACGTTGAGATCAATGGTCAATCAGTACCACTGGGCTCAGTGTTTGAGATAGGCAATGGAACAGATACCATCGTATATCGATATCACTCACTAGCGATCGAAAAGGAAGCAGCAATCCAAGCAATTGATGCCGAAGCGACTAAGGTTAAGGGTGAGATTGAGGCAGATCCAACTCTAAATAATAATGCTAAGCAAGAACAAAAGACTGCTGTTGATAAGGCTGCAACGGATGCCAAAGCTAATATCAATCAGGCTGAATATCCTAGTGGAGTGGAAAAGGCCAAGCAAGATGGGATTACAGCGATTGACGCCGCTCACGTAGCCGGGATTGCGCTTGATCAACAAAAGAAAGATTACAGCAAGCAAATCGATGATGAAGCCACTAAGATTAAGGGTGAAATCGATGCTGACGTAACTTTGGATGATGAAACCAAGGTAAAACAAAAGGGAGACGTTGATAAAGACGCAACTGCTGCCAAGGATGCAATTAAGCAAGCAACTGATGTGCAGACTGCTGAGAATGCGATGAATGATGGAATCGTTAAGATTGACGGTGACCACATTCCAGGTAGTGTTTCCTTGCCCGACCAAAAGAAGGCTGCGCTGGCGGCCATTGAAGCCGAAGCCACCAAGGTCAAGGGTGAGATCGATGCCGATTCAACCTTAGATGATGACACCAAGAAGAAACAAAAGGGTGACGTTGACAAAGACGCAGCGGATGCGAAGACGGCAATTAATAATGCCCTTAACGCTCAACAAGTCAAGAATGCCAAGGAAGAGGGGATCATCAAGATTGATGGTGACCACGTTTCAGGTAATATTTCTCTACCTGATCAAAAGAATAATGCTCAAAAGGCAATTGATGATGAAGCCGCTAAGGTCAAGGGCGAGATTGATGCGGATGTCACTTTAGACACGGCCACTAAGAACAAGCAAAAGGCTGATGTCGATCGTGATGCGGCGGCTGCTAAGGACAAGATCAACAGTGCGACTACGGCCCAAGGGGTAATTGACGCTAAGAATGAAGGAATCGCTAAGATTGATGCGGATCACGTTCCAGGCAGCATTTCCTTGCCTGATCAGAAGACGAATGCCATTGCGGCGATTGAAGCCGAAGCCACTAAGGTTAAGGCCGAGATTGAGGCGGATCCAACTTTAGATGACCAAGCCAAAAAGGCGCAGAAAAATGCTGTTGACATTGATGCCGCCGCAGCTAAAGTAAACATTAACAAGGCCACTAATGCTCAAGGAGTTAACGATGCTAGAGATGCAGGGATAGTCCAGATCGATAGTGACCACATTCCAGGCAATATTTCCCTGCCAGACCAAAAAGCTAATGCTGTTGCGGCAATTAACAATGAAGCAACCAAGGTCAAAGGTGAAATTGATGCCGATCCAACCTTAGATAGTACTGAAAAAGCAGCTCAAAAAGCTAAGGTTGATAAAGATGCGACCATCGCTAAGAATAATATCAACCAAGCAAGTGATGCTCAAAGTGTAAAAGAAGCAGAACAAGCTGGTATTATCGCGATTGATGCGGATCACATTCCAGGTAATATTTCATTGCCAGACCAGAAGAAGAACGCACAAAAAGCAATTGATGATGAAGCCGCTAAGATTAAAGGCGAAATTGATGCTGATCCAACTTTAGATAGTACAGAAAAAGCGGCCCAAAAGGCCAACGTGGACAAGGATGCGGCTGATGCGAAGACGGCGATTAAGAATGCCAATGATGCACAAGGGGTTAAGGATGCTACCGATGACGGCATAAAGAAAATTGATGCGGATCACATTCCAGGTAATATTTCATTGCCAGACCAGAAGAAGAACGCACAAAAAGCAATTGATGATGAAGCCGCTAAGATTAAAGGTGAAATCGATGCCGATCCAACTTTAGATAGTACAGAAAAAGCGGTCCAAAAGGCTAATGTTGACAAAGATGCGGCCGCTGCTAAGGAAGCAATTAAAAACGCTACTGATGCACAAGGGGTTAAGGATGCCACCGATGATGGTATAAAGAAGATTGATGCGGACCACATTCCAGGTAATATTCCATTGCCAGACCAAAAGAAGAATGCTAAGGCCGCAATTGATGCGGAAGCAACTAAGGTCAAGGGTGAAATCGATGCCGATCCAACCTTAGATGATGCGACTAAGGCTAAGCAAAAAACCAACGTCGATACGGAAGCAACAATTGCCAAAACGGCAATTGATAATGCAACGGATTCTCAAGGTGTTAAGAATGCTCGAGATGAAGGAATTATCAAAATTGATGCGCAACATGTATCAAACGGCAATTTAGCTAATCAAAAAGCTAAAGCGGTTGCGGATATTGATGAAGAAGTACTAAAAGTTAAAAAGCAAATTGCTAATGATACCTCATTAGATAGTAAAGCTAAAAATGCTCAAAATGCTGATGTAGATGCAGCAGCAGATATTGCTAAAACAAATATTCAAAATGCTACGGAAGTTCAAAATGTTCTCGATGCACGTGATCGTGGCATTACCAATATTGATGCCCAGTACGTGACTAACCCAATAACTTTGGAGCAACAAAAAGAACATGCTAAGCAATTAGTGACAGATGAAGCAAAAATTGTCAGCACAAGCATTAACAATGATCCTGTTCTTGATCAAACAGCTAAAGCTCAGCAAATCCAAACTGTAGAAGATCAAAAGCAAAAAGCGCTTGATAAGATTGACCAAGCAGCTAATGCAGATGCTGTTCAAATTGCGTACAACGAAGGAATTAGTGCAATTCATGCTCAGCATGTTGGGGGGACAGATTTAACGACCCAGAAGCAGACGGCTAAGGATGAACTTGTTCAAGAAGCAACTACAACTAAAGCTGCAATAAATAAAGATGTCCGGCTGAACAAAGTGGCCAAGGCGCAACAGCTTCTTAACATTGATCACGAGCTTGAAAAGGCTCAAAACGCCGTTGACCGAGCAACAACAGCTCAAGAAATCAATGATCAAGAAACAGCTGGACTTAAAGCAATTAATGCTCAATATGTCCCGGGTAAGCCACTCGATGAGCAAAAAGCCGACGCAAATAAAGCAATCGATGATGCGGTAAGTGCGGCCAAGGATAAGATTGATCAGGATAAAAGTAAAACTGATGCTGAAAAGCAAAAGGATAAGCAGGCGGTTGATAATGCTGCTAATGCAGCTAAAGATGCTATTAATAATGCCCAAACTGCTGATGAGATTGATGATGCCAAGAATAACGGCATAAACCAAATTAATAAAATAGTTGCTGATGGTAGCGGCAAGGGTACAAATAATTCTGGCGGTTCTAGCGGCTGGAATGGTGGATCGGGCAGTAATGGAACTAATGGTAGCAACGGCGCTAACGGTTCGAATGGCTCGAATGCTGCAGATACCACGAACGGGTCCAACGGCTCCAATGCTGCTGACAAGCCGCTTGACAAGTCTAAGGCCAGTCCGAAAGTGCTGCTACATAATGCTTACTTCTACAACAAAGAAGGTAAGCGTGCTAACTTATTGATTGCTAAAAAAGGCTCAACAATTACAACTTACGGAACTGAAAAGATTAATGATCGGCAATTCTACCGAATAGATGAAGATCTCTACATTGCCGTTAATAATACGGTTGAACAAAGACGCAGTCTACAAAAGAATGCCTTTGTTTATAACCGTCAAGGAAAACGGATTGGGAAAAATGCGCTGAAGAAAAATTTAGTAGTCAGCACGTACGGTGATCCGGTTAAGATTCATGGTAAGGCTTACTACATGACTAGCGACAACCACTATGTTAAGGCTCGGAACTTTGGTTCTGTTTTGAAAGAAGCACGTAATGTGCTGGCTGAAAATGTAAATCCTAATGCTGATATCTTACATGATTCATATGTTTATGACGCTACTGGAAAACGCGTTGGTGAGTATGTTCTCTTAGCTGGTTCTAGGGCCACTACTGGCGAAACAAAGACAATTAATGGGAAGAACTACATTGCGATTGGCGACGGTCACTATGTTGCAAGTGGAAATATTACTGGAACTGCTCGTAGATTAAAGACCACCTCATTCGTTTATAGTGAGTATGGGCACCGTCTAGGTAGAAAGGTTCTTAGGAAGAACAAGACAATTCAAACCTATGGTAGTGTAGTGAAGATTCACGGCAAGTCATACTTTACAGTTGGTCACAATGAGTTTGTGAAAAAAGCGAATTTTTAG